One stretch of Variovorax sp. 54 DNA includes these proteins:
- a CDS encoding TlpA family protein disulfide reductase gives MTSTPTRRGMLYAGVAAVAAAAGVAGAWWRERNDSGVAASGGEKLDAAMFWDQRFERPEGGELALTSLRGKPLLLNFWATWCPPCVEEMPMIDAFFREHGANGWQVVGLAIDQPSAVRKFLQRTPVTYPTALAGLQGMELVKNLGNTGGGLPFTLVLHGDGSVLARKMGKLETTDLDAWRRQLVHG, from the coding sequence ATGACTTCAACGCCCACACGACGCGGCATGCTGTATGCCGGCGTGGCGGCAGTCGCTGCCGCGGCCGGCGTGGCCGGCGCCTGGTGGCGGGAGCGCAATGACAGCGGCGTCGCGGCCAGCGGCGGCGAAAAGCTCGATGCAGCCATGTTCTGGGACCAGCGCTTCGAGCGCCCCGAGGGCGGCGAGCTGGCCCTGACGAGCCTGCGCGGCAAGCCCCTGCTGCTCAACTTCTGGGCCACGTGGTGCCCGCCCTGCGTCGAAGAAATGCCGATGATCGACGCCTTTTTCCGCGAACATGGTGCCAACGGATGGCAAGTGGTGGGATTGGCCATCGATCAGCCCAGTGCCGTGCGCAAGTTCCTGCAGCGCACGCCGGTCACCTACCCGACCGCATTGGCCGGGTTGCAGGGCATGGAACTGGTCAAGAATCTGGGTAACACTGGGGGCGGCCTGCCGTTCACCTTGGTACTCCACGGCGACGGTTCGGTACTGGCTCGTAAAATGGGCAAGCTTGAAACCACCGACCTGGACGCTTGGCGACGCCAACTTGTTCACGGTTAG
- a CDS encoding carbohydrate kinase family protein: MAAVICGSLAFDTIMTFEGRFADQILPDQLHILNVSFLVPGLRRDFGGCAGNIAYSLNALGGTALPMATLGSDGADYAERMRTLGISTEFVRQLDGTFTAQAMIMNDTDNNQITAFHPGAMQQAHVTKVVAREDIKLGIIAPDGRDAMLQHAEQFAAAGIPFVFDPGQGLPMFDGDALRHFIELASWVVVNDYEGKMLSQRTGWSLAEISQRVRGLVVTLAAEGCEVWTKGEREHVPGVTPTAVIEPTGCGDAWRGGLLYGLEKEWPLARCAALGNHIGALKIAQRGPQNYQIDRAALDL; the protein is encoded by the coding sequence ATGGCAGCAGTGATTTGCGGTTCCCTCGCGTTCGACACCATCATGACTTTCGAGGGCCGGTTCGCCGACCAGATCCTGCCGGACCAGCTGCACATCCTGAATGTGTCGTTCCTGGTGCCGGGCCTGCGTCGTGACTTCGGCGGCTGCGCCGGCAACATCGCCTACAGCCTCAACGCACTCGGCGGCACAGCGCTGCCGATGGCCACGCTGGGCAGCGACGGCGCCGACTATGCCGAGCGCATGCGCACGCTGGGTATCAGCACGGAGTTCGTGCGTCAGCTCGACGGCACGTTCACCGCGCAGGCGATGATCATGAACGACACGGACAACAATCAGATCACGGCGTTCCACCCCGGCGCGATGCAGCAGGCGCACGTCACGAAGGTGGTGGCGCGCGAAGACATCAAGCTCGGCATCATCGCGCCCGACGGCCGCGACGCGATGCTGCAGCACGCCGAGCAGTTCGCCGCCGCCGGCATTCCCTTCGTGTTCGATCCGGGCCAGGGCCTGCCGATGTTCGACGGCGACGCGCTGCGTCACTTCATCGAGCTTGCGAGCTGGGTCGTGGTCAACGACTACGAAGGCAAGATGCTGTCGCAGCGCACCGGCTGGAGCCTGGCCGAGATCTCGCAACGCGTGCGCGGCCTCGTGGTCACGCTGGCTGCTGAGGGCTGCGAGGTGTGGACGAAGGGTGAACGCGAGCACGTGCCCGGCGTGACACCCACGGCGGTCATCGAGCCCACGGGTTGCGGCGACGCATGGCGCGGCGGCCTGCTGTACGGCCTGGAAAAGGAATGGCCACTGGCGCGCTGCGCAGCGCTCGGTAACCACATCGGTGCGCTCAAGATCGCGCAACGCGGACCGCAGAACTACCAGATCGATCGCGCGGCGCTCGACCTGTGA
- the prmA gene encoding 50S ribosomal protein L11 methyltransferase, translated as MFELRLMAPEDRVEWLGDALDALDALSVSVEDADAQTDAEQALFGEPGMPPPKEGWQRSRVIALFPDEAAANEAASVLALQDLFGGCAVLGVGPVPDQDWVRLTQSQFAPVEITPEFWIVPTWHEPPAQAKQVIRLDPGLAFGTGTHPTTRMCLRWIATQGEGAFADQRVLDYGCGSGILAIGAAKFGARTIDAVDIDEAAVSSTRLNAEANSVQLNAGLPEAAQGEYQTVLANILATPLKVLAPLLRSHVATGGSLVLAGILERQADELKAAYAPYAALEVSDTEDGWILMTARC; from the coding sequence ATGTTTGAACTCCGCCTGATGGCGCCGGAAGACCGGGTCGAATGGCTCGGCGATGCACTCGACGCACTCGATGCGCTGAGCGTGTCGGTCGAAGACGCCGACGCGCAAACCGATGCCGAGCAGGCCCTGTTCGGCGAGCCCGGCATGCCGCCGCCCAAGGAGGGCTGGCAGCGTTCGCGCGTGATCGCGCTGTTCCCCGATGAAGCTGCTGCCAACGAGGCGGCTTCGGTGCTCGCGCTGCAAGACCTCTTCGGCGGTTGCGCGGTGCTCGGCGTGGGGCCGGTGCCCGATCAAGACTGGGTGCGGCTCACGCAATCGCAGTTCGCACCGGTCGAGATCACGCCCGAGTTCTGGATCGTGCCCACCTGGCACGAACCGCCCGCGCAGGCCAAGCAGGTGATCCGGCTCGACCCGGGTCTGGCCTTCGGCACGGGCACGCACCCGACCACGCGCATGTGCCTGCGCTGGATCGCAACGCAAGGCGAGGGCGCGTTTGCCGACCAGCGCGTGCTCGACTACGGCTGCGGCTCCGGCATCCTGGCCATCGGCGCGGCGAAGTTCGGCGCGCGCACCATCGACGCCGTCGACATCGACGAGGCCGCGGTCTCCTCGACCCGCCTCAACGCCGAGGCCAACAGCGTGCAACTGAACGCCGGCCTGCCCGAAGCGGCCCAGGGCGAGTACCAGACGGTGCTCGCCAACATCCTTGCGACGCCGCTCAAGGTGCTGGCGCCGCTGCTGCGCAGCCACGTGGCCACCGGTGGTTCGCTGGTGCTGGCCGGCATCCTCGAGCGCCAGGCCGACGAGCTGAAGGCGGCCTATGCGCCGTACGCCGCGCTCGAAGTCAGCGACACCGAGGACGGCTGGATCCTCATGACCGCGCGCTGCTGA
- a CDS encoding zinc-ribbon and DUF3426 domain-containing protein translates to MSLVTRCPACTTTFKVVRDQLRISDGWVRCGRCSHVFDATLDLQDAPDGAVSAPAAPAPSPMASMAALVASFDDARIDLTAVRPAVEEADFLDDEPESQASPPAPQEEAGLSTAAVNAAAAVSPLPFSLTLPEHGLAADEPWSDLDTTEPAWRPPASSLPPFPNIDLNLGAPPPASPSPAPPLPNLPRSTALRGLVAATGENDDGAAGEREQEEKDHDQLLIQKALRRARAKSAKIANAKARDAQHEEAVAPLPGPGIRAEGEPDFSLSAAFEAPEDHPFAEEDEPVEKPLGFWQRKGVRRLLVVLAVLAALVLLVQVVRHERDGIVARQPNLRPALSALCQYTGCELAALRQIGDIVIEGAAFAREKSGGNDYRLSFTLRNAATVPLAMPAIELSLLDTQEQAVVRRVLTPTDYGAPGVLAARADRAASLPLTLSANEAAALPPIAGYRVEAFYP, encoded by the coding sequence ATGAGCCTCGTCACGCGTTGCCCCGCCTGCACCACCACCTTCAAGGTGGTGCGCGACCAGCTTCGCATCTCGGACGGTTGGGTGCGCTGCGGCCGCTGCAGCCATGTGTTCGATGCAACGCTCGACCTGCAGGATGCGCCTGATGGCGCCGTGTCCGCGCCTGCCGCGCCGGCACCTTCGCCGATGGCTTCGATGGCCGCACTGGTGGCGTCTTTCGACGATGCGCGCATCGACCTGACGGCCGTGCGACCCGCTGTCGAGGAAGCGGACTTCCTCGATGACGAACCCGAGTCCCAGGCGTCGCCGCCGGCCCCTCAGGAGGAAGCTGGCCTCTCGACTGCGGCCGTCAACGCCGCGGCGGCCGTCTCTCCGCTGCCTTTCTCGCTGACGCTGCCCGAGCATGGCCTCGCTGCAGACGAGCCCTGGTCCGACCTCGACACCACCGAACCTGCATGGCGTCCGCCCGCGAGTTCGCTGCCGCCGTTTCCGAACATCGACCTGAACCTCGGCGCACCACCACCCGCATCGCCGTCGCCTGCGCCGCCGTTGCCCAACCTGCCGCGCAGCACCGCGCTGCGCGGGTTGGTCGCAGCGACCGGTGAGAACGACGATGGCGCGGCTGGAGAGCGCGAGCAGGAAGAAAAAGACCACGACCAGCTTTTGATCCAGAAGGCGCTGCGCCGTGCGCGCGCCAAGTCGGCCAAGATCGCGAACGCCAAAGCCCGCGACGCGCAACACGAAGAGGCCGTCGCGCCGCTGCCGGGCCCAGGCATCCGCGCCGAAGGCGAACCGGACTTCTCGCTCTCCGCGGCCTTCGAGGCGCCCGAGGATCACCCCTTCGCCGAAGAAGACGAGCCCGTTGAAAAGCCTCTTGGCTTCTGGCAGCGCAAGGGCGTGCGTCGTCTGCTCGTGGTGCTGGCCGTGCTCGCGGCCCTGGTCCTCCTCGTGCAGGTCGTTCGCCACGAACGGGACGGCATCGTGGCGCGCCAGCCGAACCTGCGGCCAGCCCTGTCGGCGCTGTGCCAGTACACCGGCTGCGAGCTCGCGGCGCTGCGCCAGATCGGCGACATCGTGATCGAAGGCGCGGCCTTCGCGCGCGAGAAGAGCGGCGGCAACGACTACCGGTTGAGCTTCACCTTGCGCAATGCCGCGACCGTACCGCTTGCCATGCCGGCCATCGAGCTGTCGCTGCTCGACACGCAGGAACAAGCGGTTGTGCGGCGCGTGCTGACGCCCACGGACTACGGCGCGCCGGGCGTGCTGGCGGCGCGTGCCGACCGCGCGGCTTCGCTGCCGCTGACCTTGTCGGCCAACGAAGCGGCGGCGCTGCCCCCGATCGCGGGTTACCGCGTCGAAGCTTTCTATCCCTGA
- the accB gene encoding acetyl-CoA carboxylase biotin carboxyl carrier protein encodes MDLRKLKTLIDLVSESNISELEITETEGKVRIVKGGGAAPVQYVQTLAAAPAVAAPAVAGAAPAAAAPAVEAAPSGHAVKSPMVGTFYRSSSPGAAAFVEVGSKVNEGDTVCIIEAMKILNEIEADKSGTITQILGENGQAVEYGQPLFIIE; translated from the coding sequence ATGGATCTGCGCAAACTCAAGACACTGATCGATCTGGTGTCCGAATCGAATATTTCCGAACTGGAAATCACCGAAACCGAAGGCAAGGTCCGCATCGTCAAGGGTGGCGGTGCCGCCCCCGTGCAGTACGTGCAGACCCTGGCCGCCGCGCCCGCCGTGGCAGCGCCCGCCGTTGCTGGTGCCGCTCCGGCCGCCGCGGCCCCCGCCGTTGAGGCTGCTCCGAGCGGCCATGCCGTCAAGTCGCCGATGGTCGGCACCTTCTACCGTTCGTCCAGCCCGGGTGCTGCGGCCTTCGTCGAAGTCGGCAGCAAGGTGAACGAGGGCGACACGGTCTGCATCATCGAGGCGATGAAGATCCTCAACGAAATCGAGGCCGACAAGTCCGGCACGATCACGCAGATCCTCGGCGAAAACGGCCAGGCGGTCGAATACGGCCAGCCGCTGTTCATCATCGAGTAA
- the accC gene encoding acetyl-CoA carboxylase biotin carboxylase subunit, whose product MFKKILVANRGEIALRIQRACSEMGIKAVMVYSEADRDAKYVKLAQEAVCIGPAPSGLSYLNMPAIISAAEVTDAEAIHPGYGFLSENANFAERVEQSGFQFIGPTPDNIRTMGDKVSAKQAMIKAGVPCVPGSEGELSDDAATNKRIARAIGYPVIIKAAGGGGGRGMRVVHTEAALVNAIQMTKAEAGAAFNNPAVYMEKFLQNPRHIEIQILADKHKNAVYLGERDCSMQRRHQKVIEESPAPGIPRKLIEKIGERCAAACKKIGYRGAGTFEFLYENGEFYFIEMNTRVQVEHPVTEFTTGIDIVKTQIMVAAGEKLPFTQRQIEMRGHAIEVRINAEDPWKFTPSPGRITMWHPPGGPGVRVDSHVYTNYFVPPNYDSMIGKIIVYGDTREQAMARMRTALNETVIEGIQTNMPLHRELMVDAKFMSGGTNIHYLEEWLAAHKR is encoded by the coding sequence ATGTTCAAGAAGATTCTGGTCGCCAATCGCGGCGAGATTGCCCTTCGGATCCAGCGTGCCTGCAGCGAGATGGGCATCAAGGCCGTGATGGTCTATTCCGAGGCTGATCGCGACGCCAAGTACGTCAAGCTGGCACAGGAAGCCGTCTGCATCGGCCCCGCGCCGTCGGGCCTGAGCTACCTCAACATGCCGGCCATCATCTCGGCCGCCGAGGTGACCGACGCCGAAGCCATCCACCCCGGCTACGGTTTCCTCAGCGAGAACGCCAATTTCGCCGAACGCGTGGAGCAAAGCGGCTTCCAGTTCATCGGCCCAACGCCCGACAACATCCGCACGATGGGTGACAAGGTCTCGGCCAAGCAGGCCATGATCAAGGCCGGCGTGCCCTGCGTGCCCGGCTCGGAAGGCGAACTGTCCGACGACGCTGCCACCAACAAGCGCATCGCCCGTGCGATCGGCTACCCGGTCATCATTAAGGCGGCAGGCGGCGGCGGTGGTCGCGGCATGCGCGTGGTGCACACCGAGGCGGCACTGGTCAATGCGATCCAGATGACCAAGGCGGAAGCCGGCGCGGCCTTCAACAACCCGGCCGTGTACATGGAGAAGTTTCTCCAGAACCCGCGCCACATCGAAATCCAGATCCTCGCGGACAAGCACAAGAACGCCGTCTACCTGGGCGAGCGCGACTGCTCCATGCAGCGCCGCCACCAGAAGGTGATCGAGGAATCGCCGGCCCCCGGCATTCCGCGCAAGCTGATCGAGAAGATCGGCGAGCGTTGTGCAGCGGCCTGCAAGAAGATCGGCTACCGCGGCGCCGGCACCTTCGAGTTCCTGTACGAGAACGGTGAGTTCTACTTCATCGAGATGAACACGCGCGTGCAGGTGGAGCATCCGGTCACGGAGTTCACCACCGGCATCGACATCGTGAAGACGCAGATCATGGTCGCCGCCGGCGAGAAGCTGCCGTTCACGCAGCGCCAGATCGAGATGCGCGGCCACGCCATCGAAGTGCGCATCAACGCCGAAGACCCGTGGAAGTTCACGCCGTCGCCGGGCCGCATCACCATGTGGCACCCGCCGGGTGGCCCGGGCGTTCGCGTCGACTCGCACGTGTACACCAACTACTTCGTGCCCCCGAACTACGACTCGATGATCGGCAAGATCATCGTGTACGGCGACACCCGCGAACAGGCGATGGCGCGCATGCGCACGGCGCTGAACGAGACCGTGATCGAAGGCATTCAGACCAACATGCCGTTGCACCGCGAGCTGATGGTCGACGCCAAGTTCATGAGCGGCGGCACCAACATCCATTACCTCGAAGAGTGGCTCGCAGCGCACAAGCGCTGA